Below is a genomic region from Haliotis asinina isolate JCU_RB_2024 chromosome 14, JCU_Hal_asi_v2, whole genome shotgun sequence.
GGTATGGGGCGTCGTCTTCAGCTTACATGATATTGTATACATTATACAATTTGAATAGACACAAACATAATATTGGCTTCAATCCATATTTCAAGGGCTATTTGTCTCCCTTCAAGCAAattgaatatacatgtaaatgatatATATCAGATAGTGTACAAACGTTATGCGCCATTCTCCCTTTAGCttatgcacatttatctttgcAAGCTTCCTACGTGAATATATGACGCTGTTTcattgataacaacttcatcCATTCTTAGTGAAGAGATTTCAGAGATACTAcgaattcatttattcattttaatggAGAAGTTGTTATTTATAAAATGTGTCATGAATTCATGTTCTTCCAACTTCTAATTGAATGTCAAAGATTTCAAACTAAATGCAGCTGTTGAAATCACGTGGTGAACTAATTGACATTGGGGAAGTAGGTTTCCATTCGGTCCCTAGGTTCAAGACAGCTTTCGAATTCAGCAGGCATGTCCTTGATGCTGCCGTCAGCGACGTGGAAGAAGGGGAGCAGGTCAAGGTCAGGTGAGCGAGGGAACATGTTGAAAGGCTGGAGGTGGAAGGAAGCTGACTGACGGCGCTGCACGGGCACATCCTCTGTTCGAGGCATGTCAATGAAGCCAACGTTGATGGAGAGGACGATATCGGTGTTGTTGGTGCTCTCAGACGGGTTCATGAGTTTATCGAGGTTGACCACGGAGTTGGGCATAGAGTTGGCGTCATATGGCATGGTGAAGTACTGTTCGTTCTCATTGCGACGGAGCACTGCCAAGTCGTACTTGGTGAAGGAACCCATGCCCGCACCCGGATGTCCTTTCTGGatgatgtcagtgagtgaagcATCTATTGTCACCTGGTAGCCGGAGTAAGAGTCGTTCTTGGATGACGATACAAGCCACACTTGTGGCCTTTTGCTCTTCACTAAACCACTTTCCTCGGTGATAGCTGCAAATGAAGGGTAGAGAGTGGCGTTGGTCACAAAGTAGTTTGGGCTCTCGGCGATATCGTTTAATGATCGAAGTGCTGTTCCAGCAGTGCCTTGTTTCCAGGAGATTTCTTGAAATGAATTCAGAGTGTCCACCACATCTATATCCACCTTGAAGTTGAACGAGTGGCTTCCAGACGTGCCACCAACGTAGTCCGCAAGGTTGAATCCAAAACCATTTCGCCTGTCAGAAGCTGTTTTTGAACTGTTGGAATTCCAGAAGGCGCCCTGCAACGTGCCGAAACTGTGGATGTTGGTGTCTATACTTCCGTCTAGATGGAATCTATATTCCACTGCAAAGTCCAGGTTACCCACCCTCGATGTGGCTCTCACTACCAGATAGTTATCTCTCAGGCCAGAAGCATACCTGTCTCCCCTCCTCCTCCACAGCGGCATCTCTCCGTCTCCCTCGAACACGCAGATAGATTTGGTAGTTGTGCCAGCTCGCAGCACTGTGTTCCAGTAGGTCGTGCTGAGTAGGGTGGCTCTCTCTGGACAATCGACGCCAGGTATCACCGCTTCGTATTCCCCGATGTTGGAAGACGACAGGAGGTTCACGGCATTGTTTTCCCCGTGAGTGTCggcagtctgtctcacaaggATGTCTTGTAGAGCCATCTCATACAGAATACGAACTCCCCTGTACTGTACGTCATAGATTGCCAGTCCACGCATGGGGTTGTTACTGATGGCGAAGTTCCAGCCCATCCATGTTACATTGTAGTTATTTATCCTGTATCGTGGGCTCCCCGGGGAATAACTTCTCGGTGGTGGTACTTCGCTATTTTCTCTTTTCTTCCCTAGACTCCGCGGGAAAAGCCTTTCACTTAAACTTTTCCTGTAGCCGGTGGGTAGACGGACTTTATTTATTCTACTTTCATTGTAAGCAGCAAGAAGGTCACTCGCATTAGCAAAGGGACCTTGGTTCAAGTAAAAGAGTTCCTTCATCTGCCAATCTTCAAGGCTGCTTCCATTATATGCGACAATACCAGAAACTGGGAGCATATGAAACAGATCTTTGTCCACATCTCCAAGACCCCGAAGATGTAGTGCAAACCTAATTTCACGTCCGGTGGTTCCTGGTTTGTTAAATCCCGTATTGAAGTTGACAGCAAGGTCTCTGGGATACGTTGCTCCATCGAAGCTTTCTTCCAGTAGGGGCTTCAACTCTGCCATCACCGGCTGGATGAATATTTCTAGTTCAGTTTTCATTACCACGTCAATATTCCTGGAGTCCAGAGGTAGTGAGGTCATAACTTGTATGTCTACGGGCTCAATCTGCAAGGGCCCAACAAGGAGGATTTGGATTTCTGTCGACCCCACCACATGAACCTCGGCAAGTCTGCCAACAAAAGTGCTCCGGTTTTGGTAGTAGTTCAACGTTTCATTTTTGTCAGGAGGATACATGGACATGGATGCGACATAGGACGAGTTAAAACCAAGTGGAGTAGTTAGGTTGTCCACAGTTCCTGATTCTATCAGCACTTCTTGAATTTGTTCCATTTCTTTTGGGGTTAGGGGATCGAATATGCCTGGTGTAGGGTTAGGATCCAAGGGGCTATACCTGTGACAAGTGGAGCATTTAGGAGATTTGAATGCAAGTCCCCCTACTAAACCACCCACAACAGCACCTGCAACAACTCCCGTAAATAAAGGCAGTATATACTTCACGACGAACTGTTTAACATCTTcctgttttattttcttaagTTTTTCTTTAGCCTTAATCAAAGCTGTTTTTTCATCTGCTGATTTCCCACAAGTGCTAGAAACCTCTCCTGAGCCAGTGCTGGTGTCTGCTGAAGACATTCCCCCTTCACATGAGCCTTCGGGGACTTGTTCAGTTGAGCACCCGCCCGGTTTGCTGGGAGGGTCTTCCTTAGGTGACATCACCTTGCTAGCAACAGACGTAAGAACGTCACCGGGAGACGGTAACAACGAACCCAAATCTGATACGCCAGGCAGCGACATGGTGGAGATACTGAGGATAGAGAAATGGACACATTACACAGTGATGTTACATAGACATTCATAAGTGTGGGTATCAGAAGATGAGGGTGCTTGTTGGACAGAGAAATGGTCACGTTACACAGTGATGAACATAGAATTTTATAACGGCACACATCAGAGGATGGGGTATGTCCCCACATACCCTGTTTGAACGAATGAAAAAGACATGTACGTAAAGGAATTTTGATTCCATAGATGGAGTATTTGGTTGGATTATTTTTGCTTGAAGCATCATATTGATATCATGCTTACGTACGGCGGTTCCGCATTTATCCAGTGAAATCCGGTGTCACCGGAAACACTCGGAAACACCGAGAAACGTCCTGTCATCCTATCATTAGTAACACAATGTTGCCCGGTTGGGTAGTGTGTCATACAGTTTCACTTGAGTAAGTGATTGAGTTGGGTTTCacgccgcttatagcaatattccagcaacatactGCGAAGGACGCCAGAcatcggcttcacacatagcaCACATGTTTGGAATCGCACCCGGGTTTCCGGTGTGACGatccaacactttaaccacttatCCCCAGTATCCACTGGAACAATTATTTTCTTAAATTACTGAAATAGATCAGATGAACGCCTCATACCACGAGTAAACTTTTCACCTAAGAAATTCTACACACTAGCAGACGATGAATTGTTATTCCATTTCAGCTAACAACAAACGTGTGAGATCAGACTAGACGTTTCCAACTCAACAGAAACTCATCCTTCCCAACACGTATGTCACTGACTGTAACAATACACTTTTCTAAACAAAATTTGAGCATTTCCGttactttcagattttcctCTATGGAAATCGGCTTAAACTTTTAGCAAGTGATGAGGAGTGTGCCTACCTGTGCGTCCAGTCCTTGAGTGTGCTCCTCTGGGACAACAGACAGATCCAACTCACCAAGTGACAGACGGCAGCTGCAATGCAGGCGTTTTGTACAATTCATGGGCAATGTTTATTAATATAATCCAGCACCCTGTTGTAGACTTGCCATTAAGTGATGCCGATTTTACCATGTGTCACTTACTGTTGGCCATGTAGATATCCTTACAGCGACATTAACTGCTGACACCGGTTGTGACTAAAGACTTGTATATCTGAATGTGTTATTTGCCGTTCAGAAAGAATCGATGGAGAGCAATGTTTTTTAAGTGTAACTGAACTAAGCACACATGTCTTCATCGTTTAGATGCAAATGCCTATCAACGGTGAAGGTAATACGGGGAATATGATAGAGCAAATAACTAAGTAGGGCACTAAAGCATATATTCTACAGGTAGCTACAAACACTGGTAATGATCGAATGACATACTATCTGTTGAGGCCTCGGGAAAACTGGTATATATTCCGAAATTTTCAGCCAAACaaactgtttttattttgttctaGATATAACAAGCAGGGCACAATAAAGGATTGTTTGTACGAAACAAATTCCAGCAGTTGAGTATACAAAAGAGACTGCCCCTGTCATGTCCATCACTACACCAGTGACGGTTGCCACCGTCACAGACCCGGCGTAGTTTGGCAACATTATTGCATTCAATACATTAGGAGAGAGATTCATGTGCTGCTTAGTCCAGGCGAGAAAGCCGGGAAGAAGAGGTCCGTTTCCAAATGCAATGACGGCAGTGCTGATCCACACGACCCAGGAGCTGGTGTCTCTGTAGGCCAGCAGAAAGGACGAGGCTGCAAGGCAGAGTACCAGGTTTAAAGACATGGAGGCTGTTGGTCGGACTCTGTGAGACAGCAGCATGTTAGACAGTCGGCCCAGGAACACACCTAGGCTGAAGGTGCTCATGAGGAATGAGATGGCATCGACGTCGAGACGGAGGCGCGAGCGGATGCCAAACGTTACCAGGAGGGACAGATAGGTACTGAGACAGGCTGTCACAGTAAATGATGACAATATGACCAGCACTGAAAACACACTACATGTCATAGTTCTCTTCACTGTCACTCGAACTTCAATCTTAGCTGGGACAACAGGTTCTGCTGCTTTGATCATGTAGCCTTTGCTGAGCAGGTTGTAGTGGTTTGCCAATAAACATGCAGAGACTACAATACCTACAACAGACAAGCCTAAGAAGACATATTCAATATCGGTAGAGAAGTTTTCACAAGCAGCGTGCTGGTCATAGACCGCGGTCATGTTGATGTGTTGATGGAGCTCGGGTCGGCGGACATGGAGGAATGGCGAGGCGAGTAAAGGCAGAATGATTGGGGGCAAGGAGGAACCGGTCGCCATCAGGTACAAGCAGAAGGTGTGTGCAGGCCACAGGATCTCGTTCTGAACGAGGCGTCCTAGAAAAGACAAGTTAAACAAAGTTAATAAAACAAACACTTGGTTTTCAATTACCTATCTACTTTAATTACGGAAATTTACACTTCAGATACAGACCGAAGGTGATTTGTCGAAATAATCAAATAATTCTATTTGGGAATATCCTTAACTTTCAGGCTCCTGAAAATAATGATGGTTAAGCATCAGAATGGAATGCATAATTCGAACGAAAAGTACATGATGGGTGTGAAGTGAGGTCCAAATGGACCTCGCTAATGTTTTTCAGTTCTAATTTTGGCGCGATACGAAACAACATTCTGGCGTGGTCCATATAATTGTGACAATGGCGATTCTCGTTAACCAGGCCTGTTGGTTTTGTCCAGAGGTATCGTTTGGATAGAAACTATACAAGTCAAACAACGGCAATTAAAATGTCATCACCATAACTACTTGCTAGCTTAAATATGTcctattttatatatttgttgtcaCACCGTTACGCCTCTGTTCGTTGAACAGAATTTCGGGTTTTAGGTGTGCCAAGATAATTGTTGCACGGATCCGAGAATTCAAACTCCTTATCATCCTTGGTTCGACAGCATCACATCCTTTTCTCTAGGTGTATTTCCCCCAGCGTGAACTTCTAATCTGACGCAACCCGTCACTCACTAACTATTTACCGAAATACAGCATCCCCGTACACCAGCCATTGATGAAGTAGAAACAGGCGAACACAGTTAAGCAGTTCGAGTTGGGTAGAAGAGCTAGGGCAAGAGAATTGGTGACCAAGATGGACGCCATGAGGAGAGAGGCGTCGACGCGGTCCCTGATGAGGAACCCTACCGCCGTGCTCAGGCACATCCCTGCACCGTAGCACATGAAGATGGAGCTGGCCGTCTGCAAGTCAACGTGGAGAAGACACAGAAGGTCTGGCAGAGTGATACCGATGATGCAGTTGTTGGCGCCCTGTCGACACAAACGTGACAATATGTACAGCTACTCCCAGTCACCTAGCGGGAGTTTAAATAATATTCAAATACTACATCATTTCTATCACAGCTTCAAGGGGTTCATGCATGTTTATGACGTGGACTACACTGGAGAAGAACACGTGAATGGGTATGTACCTAGTACACCTATGTGACTAGAAAATCAAGGATATGAACAAGACAAACGGGAAAGTCAAATCAACAATTAATCCATCCTGGGTAAGGGACATAACTATGTAATGTGACTTAGACAACTGGACCATAGCATAATTTAttactttgagttggaaaccaGCACGGATATATCCCCGTCTGGTTGCAGTGCCACACAACCACCACAAGTATCCGTTGTGACACATCAAAACCATGCCGGCTTCAACACGTTCCATTTCACTTTTCCAGTTGCCCTTAGTATGAATATACATCAGTGACAACAGGGAAGTGCAGACAATCTGGACAACAGATCTGGCAGTTTTCTCCACATTCTGTATGCATTGTTTCAAGGGTCATGCTTTATATAGGGTCGTATCGGGTTATCAGCTGTGTTCGTGGAACATATATATGCTGAAGGGCACAGCCGTGCGTATGAAACACACTTATGGTTAATAGTGACATAATATAAATAGGAAATAAAGAGCTAAATGGTTGGACAGTTGTATGCCCACAAATTCATTCTGCCTACACAGGACAAGGTATATATCCCCTTTCACGTTTCTACAAAATATAGCATGAGGGAACGGTTAAGCTTTTTTAATTAACGTCTCTACTTAATGTAAAGCATTATTATATTTAGTATCTTCCTCCAGCTATCTACGTAGTGCAAGGTAGTATTAGATTGTAGAATCTCCTTCCATCTATCTATGTAGTGCAAGGCAGTATTATGTTGTAGAATCTATCTCCAGCTATCCACGTACTGCAAAGGCTGTACTATATTGCAGGATCTCCCTCCATCTATCTACGTAGTGCAAGGCAGTATTATGTTGTAGAATCTATCCACGTACTGCAAAGGCTGTACTATATTGTAGAATCTCCCTCCAGCTATCTACTTAGTGCAACGCAGTAGGCAGTATTATATTGTAGAATCTATCTCCAACTATCCACGTATTGCAAAGGCTGTACTATACTGTAGAATCTCCCTCCAGCTATCTACGTAGTGCAAGGCAGTAGGCAGTATTATATTGTAGAATCTATCTCCAACTATACACGTACTGCAAAGGCTGTACTGTATTGTAGAATCTCCCTCCAGCTATCTACGTAGTGCAAAGCAGTATTATATTGTAGAATCTATCTCCAACTATCCACGTACTGCAAAGGATGTACTATATTGTAGAATCTCCCTCCAGCTATCTACGTAGTGCAAAGCAGTATTATATTTTAGAATCTATCTCCAACTATCCACGTACTGCAAATGCTGTACTGTATTGTAGAATCTCCCTCCAGCTATCTACGTAGTGCAAAGCAGTATTATATTGTAGAATCTATCTCCAACTATACACGTACTGCAAAGGCTGTATTATACTGTAGAATCTCCCTCCAGCTATCTACGTAGTGCAAGGCTGTAGGCAGTATTATATTATAGAATCTATCTCCAACTATCCACGTACTGCAAAGGCTGTACTGTATTGTAGAATCTCCCTCCATCTATCTACGTAGTGCAAAGCAGTAGGCAGTATTATATTGTAGAATCTATCTCCAACTATCCACGTACTGCAAAGGCTGTACTGTATTGTAGAATCTCCCTCCAGCTATCTACGTAGTGCAAAGCAGTATTATATTGTAAAATCTATCTCCAACTATCCACGTACTGCAAAGGCTGTACTGTATTGTAGAATCTCCCTCCAGCTGTCTACGTAGTGCAAAGCAGTAGGCAGTATTATATTGTAGAATCTATCTCCAACTATCCACGTACTGCAAAGGCTGTACTATATTGTAGAATCTCCCTCCAGCTATCTACGTAGTTGAAGGCAGTAGGCAGTATTATATTATAGAATCTATCTCCAACTATCCACGTACTGCAAAGGCTGTACTATATTGTAGAATCTCCTTCCATCTATCTATGTAGTGCAAGGCAGTAGGCAGTATTATATTATAGAATCTATCTCCAACTATCCACGTACTGCAAAGGATGTACTGCATTGTAGAATCTCCCTCCAGCTATCTACGTAGTGCAAAGCAGTATTATATTGTAAAATCTATCTCCAACTATCCACGTACTGCAAAGGCTGTACTGTATTGTAGAATCTCCCTCCAGCTATCTACGTAGTGCAAAGCAGTATTATATTGTAGAATCTATCTCCAACTATACACGTACTGCAAAGGCTGTACTGTATTGTAGAATCTCCCTCCACCTGACTACGTAGTGCAAAGCAGTATTATGTTGTCGAATCTATCCACGTACTGCAAAGGCTGTACTATATTGTAGAATCTCCCTCCATCTATCTACGTAGTGCAAAGTATTAAATTTTAATATCTCCCTCCACCTATATCTATTTAATGAATGCAGTATTATGTTGTAGTATCTCTCTCCACCTGACTACGTAGTGTAAGGCAGTATCCTATCGTAGTATCTCTCTCCACCTGACTACGTAGTGTAAGGCAGTATTCTATCGTAGTATCTCTCTCCACCTGACTACGTAGTGTAAGGCAGTATTCTATCGTAGTATCTCTCTCCACCTGACTACGTAGTGTAAGGCAGTATTCTATCGTAGTATCTCTCTCCACCTGACTACGTAGTGTAAGGCAGTATTCTATCGTAGTATCTCTCTCCACCTGACTACGTAGTGTAAGGCAGTATTCTATCGTAGTATTTCTTCCCACCTGACTACGTAGTGCAAGGCAGTATTCTATCGTAGTATCTCTCTCCACCTGACTACGTAGTGTAAGGCAGTATTCTATCGTAGTATCTCTCTCCACCTGACTACGTAGTGTAAGGCAGTATTATATTGAAGTATCTCTCTCCACCTGACTACGTAGTGTAAGGCAGTATTCTATCGTAGTATCTCTCTCCACCTGACTACGTAGTGTAAGGCAGTATTCTATCGTAGTATCTCTCTCCACCTGACTACGTAGTGTAAGGCAGTATTCTATCGTAGTATTTCTTCCCACCTGACTACGTAGTGCAAGGCAGTATTCTATCGTAGTATCTCTCTCCACCTGACTACGTAGTGTAAGGCAGTATTCTATCGTAGTATCTCTCTCCACCTGACTACGTAGTGTAAGGCAGTATTACATTGAAGTGTCTCTCTCCTTGTGGCCGGCATTCCGGAAATTGGTTAATATCGCAGCATACAACGCGGtcgataacaacttcttgtttattgcgcAGAGCGCCGTTTCGATGTTTATTTTTCCCCCGTTAACAGCTCCTACTTGATAACTATGTTAGCATCTACATCTCTCTGTGCAATAAACAAGCAGGTTTTATATACAGACTCGTAAGTTACGTCATAAAGTATTGTGATCGTAATGTTTCCCAGTCCTCCTATCCAGCAATGCTATGAACAGAAGGTGATTATTACCTGGACAAACGATACCAGGAACAGCAGGGCAGTCTGGAAGTATCTGTTTCTGTCAGGGATCTGAAGTCCGCTGCGGGGGTAACACAAGCAAAACGTTACACAAACAAGCAGGCTACGGGTCCACTAGCTAGCGGCATCAGCAGAATATGCAGATATTACAGGCAACAATTCAGTGCAAGGGCGAGGAGGGAAGGCTTGCTCTCACAAGATCACCGTGATCATTGTTTGGATCTGCTCGTGTGTATCATTTTTTTACAGATTCCAGTACCTACGCACATATACAGTGTGCTCGAACACTGCGAGCAGCCGTTTAAATTTGATAAATAAAGAAGAAGAGAAACATCTGGAATTTATTTGAGTTTCCAAATGGACTAACCACTAATGAGTATTTTATGGACGCTTCTCTCAATAGCGTACACGCTTCTTCCATATAATGAGTGTCCAAAAGGTCGACACATCTAATTGTACAATTGGAGATGTACAATACAGGTGTGTGTTGGGGATATACCTGTAATTCTGGGTCTAATGGATGGATTGAAGGTCTTATCTACAGCCTGGAATTTAAATACCTGGACCTATATTTTCCGAGCTCTATAGCTTAGTGCTAACACAGCCGTAAGTACATGTACCATACATTAAGTTTATCTTATCGCTAAGAGAATTTCGAAAATTTAAGCCCTGAAACATGGTTAACAGGTCGGGTAGTTTGTGGTTTAAATAAGTCATATTGTGGCATCCATTCAGAGATAGATTATCCACCATCTATGCCGAAATAAGTAGGTTTGAAATTTGGAGTTTTTCATTAATTAGCATGAGTTTAGAGTCACAAAAGAAACATTCTACAAGTGCACAGTTACACTATCCCAGCTAACAATTTCACGTTGTCACAACAACACGTTTTTATTGTTAGAACGTTAATTCTGTGGACTACCAtcaacgttgtcacaacgttgtagcaggggtgcgcaccccaccttttgtcctgaaattttattaaataaccattgaaactcgggtgaaaatTAAATGTGCAGCTCTTTCTTATAAAGCTATATCCGCCGCTATAACAGTTTAAAGAACGCCTACATTGTGAGTAAAGTATTTAGCTACAGTTTGTTTGCCGCGAAAAAGTACCGATCGATTTCacttcaaacaaaaaaaatgtaaatctatgggagcgtattagggccacggtgaaaaatgtttttggtgtcactatctccttcGTAGTACATACtctctcctacgtaggacttagtatctcctacgtaggacctagtatctcttacgtaggacttagtatctcctacgtaggactttgGGTGACGTGGACCCtgatctaattgcagttatgggtgttctcactctcactctctctcacacacagatacacacacgcacgcacgcacgcacgcacgcacgcacgcacacacatagaCAGAGGAGGGGGGAAAAGTTTATGATATGAAATTCTCGTTATGACACGTTCTCCGAATATTTTGCTTGTCTTCATATGAGGCTAGGTTGGATCAGATATAACGCTCGTTTGCGGTTTATTTTTTCGTAATTGTTTACAAGTTGACTTGACTCTGATGGAAACGTGTTGAATGCGACGTAAAGCAATACGGAATTGCaaaagattgtcattatagttgCTTGTATAAGTATAGGATATAAGTACGTATAGATTGCCACCGACATACACGTCTGTGCACGCAGATTATGACTAATGtgcaacgacctctgaaatatccagGGCATAATAGAAAATTGTAATGAAGAGCAACGCGTAAAAATAGGGCAAACTGAACGCGAGGCAGTAAAGTACAACAGTCGGcccaacacatgaaagtaatatgcaacaattatactacccatcaaaagtctcTCTTAAAACACCCActacatgttatatatgtatacatgggtTACAACGAAGCTGAATGTCTCCACCACCTTGGGGGAAACAACTTCAAACCTTTTGCAGataatggtgaaggaaacagtagactcttagagtaaatgaaacacgTGATAGCTAGTAAactctaatggtaaatataacacatagctgtggactctaatggtaaatataacacataactgtagactctaatggtaaatataacacatagctgtggactctaaacgtaaatgaaacacatggttGTAATCTCTAAAGCTgtgactgaaacagtcaaaaGGGAAATGGTTTCCGTGAACTAAGTTcaccatttcagattaatgtataata
It encodes:
- the LOC137261209 gene encoding uncharacterized protein, which translates into the protein MSLPGVSDLGSLLPSPGDVLTSVASKVMSPKEDPPSKPGGCSTEQVPEGSCEGGMSSADTSTGSGEVSSTCGKSADEKTALIKAKEKLKKIKQEDVKQFVVKYILPLFTGVVAGAVVGGLVGGLAFKSPKCSTCHRYSPLDPNPTPGIFDPLTPKEMEQIQEVLIESGTVDNLTTPLGFNSSYVASMSMYPPDKNETLNYYQNRSTFVGRLAEVHVVGSTEIQILLVGPLQIEPVDIQVMTSLPLDSRNIDVVMKTELEIFIQPVMAELKPLLEESFDGATYPRDLAVNFNTGFNKPGTTGREIRFALHLRGLGDVDKDLFHMLPVSGIVAYNGSSLEDWQMKELFYLNQGPFANASDLLAAYNESRINKVRLPTGYRKSLSERLFPRSLGKKRENSEVPPPRSYSPGSPRYRINNYNVTWMGWNFAISNNPMRGLAIYDVQYRGVRILYEMALQDILVRQTADTHGENNAVNLLSSSNIGEYEAVIPGVDCPERATLLSTTYWNTVLRAGTTTKSICVFEGDGEMPLWRRRGDRYASGLRDNYLVVRATSRVGNLDFAVEYRFHLDGSIDTNIHSFGTLQGAFWNSNSSKTASDRRNGFGFNLADYVGGTSGSHSFNFKVDIDVVDTLNSFQEISWKQGTAGTALRSLNDIAESPNYFVTNATLYPSFAAITEESGLVKSKRPQVWLVSSSKNDSYSGYQVTIDASLTDIIQKGHPGAGMGSFTKYDLAVLRRNENEQYFTMPYDANSMPNSVVNLDKLMNPSESTNNTDIVLSINVGFIDMPRTEDVPVQRRQSASFHLQPFNMFPRSPDLDLLPFFHVADGSIKDMPAEFESCLEPRDRMETYFPNVN
- the LOC137260791 gene encoding sodium-dependent glucose transporter 1-like — encoded protein: MDSGLQIPDRNRYFQTALLFLVSFVQGANNCIIGITLPDLLCLLHVDLQTASSIFMCYGAGMCLSTAVGFLIRDRVDASLLMASILVTNSLALALLPNSNCLTVFACFYFINGWCTGMLYFGRLVQNEILWPAHTFCLYLMATGSSLPPIILPLLASPFLHVRRPELHQHINMTAVYDQHAACENFSTDIEYVFLGLSVVGIVVSACLLANHYNLLSKGYMIKAAEPVVPAKIEVRVTVKRTMTCSVFSVLVILSSFTVTACLSTYLSLLVTFGIRSRLRLDVDAISFLMSTFSLGVFLGRLSNMLLSHRVRPTASMSLNLVLCLAASSFLLAYRDTSSWVVWISTAVIAFGNGPLLPGFLAWTKQHMNLSPNVLNAIMLPNYAGCRLSLGELDLSVVPEEHTQGLDAQVGTLLITC